A region from the Corylus avellana chromosome ca7, CavTom2PMs-1.0 genome encodes:
- the LOC132188626 gene encoding uncharacterized protein LOC132188626, protein MNMLKLWDSNSGYFRSMWFQGSLEDLWRENGRGGWATLFALILILVWHWCKRFSFRSSGSNPTTTISGARSHPQYRILEIVSDADLKFLIENLDQKLNENEKWEHVIDKRNHFLSYNAKCCKKPKNGPLKYESVTVFENCSPEMLRDFYMDNDYRKQWDKTLVEHEQLQVDNTNGVEIGRTIKKFPLLTPREYVLAWRLWEGEDKAFYCFTKECEHPSAPRQKKYVRVVFFRSGWRIRKVPGQNACEIKMFYQEDAGLNVEMAKLAFAKGIWSYVCKMDTALRKYSVISHPQSSSAVTAVTLIQKIPPGFDTMNGIKSSTISVVTSKAKERKFPRRPSTKLLANGLLLVGGAFCLSRGHSSLGAKVAMAYILTKLSKRSAASDQSRES, encoded by the exons ATGAACATGTTGAAACTCTGGGACTCGAACAGTGGTTACTTTCGTAGTATGTGGTTTCAGGGGTCATTGGAGGATCTTTGGCGGGAAAACGGGCGTGGTGGTTGGGCTACtctttttgctttgattttgatattggtTTGGCACTGGTGCAAGAGGTTCTCCTTTAGATCTTCAGGTTCCAATCCCACCACCACTATTTCTGGTGCTAGGAGTCATCCCCAATACAG AATCTTGGAGATTGTCTCAGATGCCGATTTAAAGTTTTTAATCGAAAATTTGGATCAGAAGCTAAATGAGAATGAGAAGTGGGAACATGTCATagacaaaagaaatcattttctatCTTACAATGCTAAATGCTGCAAGAAGCCTAAG AATGGTCCCCTAAAATACGAGAGTGTGACAGTATTTGAGAACTGTTCGCCTGAGATGTTAAGAGACTTCTACATGGACAATGATTATAGAAAGCAATGGGACAAGACCCTGGTTGAGCATGAACAGCTGCAGGTGGATAACACCAACGGCGTTGAAATTGGTCGCACAATAAAAAAGTTTCCACTCTTGACACCCAGAGAATATGTATTAGCTTGGAGATTATGGGAGGGGGAAGATAAAGCGTTCTACTGTTTTACTAAG GAATGTGAACATCCTTCTGCCCCGCGACAGAAGAAGTATGTACGAGTTGTGTTTTTCAGATCAGGTTGGCGAATCAGGAAAG TACCTGgtcaaaatgcatgtgagatcAAAATGTTTTACCAAGAAGATGCTGGTTTGAATGTCGAGATGGCAAAGCTGGCTTTTGCTAAGGGGATATGGAGCTATGTGTGTAAGATGGATACTGCACTACGCAAATACTCTGTGATCAGCCATCCTCAATCAAGTTCAGCTGTCACTGCAGTCACTTTAATTCAGAAG ATTCCCCCTGGATTCGATACCATGAATGGCATTAAGTCTTCAACAATCAGTGTAGTGACTAGTAAAGCTAAAGAGAGGAAGTTCCCAAGAAGACCATCGACGAAATTGCTAGCGAATGGTCTGCTTCTAGTTGGGGGTGCATTCTGCCTATCTCGGGGTCACTCTAGCCTGGGTGCTAAAGTTGCCATGGCCTACATCTTGACAAAGCTGAGTAAGCGTAGTGCTGCATCAGACCAAAGCAGGGAAAGTTGA